DNA sequence from the Salvelinus sp. IW2-2015 linkage group LG37, ASM291031v2, whole genome shotgun sequence genome:
TTGGGtaccggtactgtttatatttaggtgcaggagctccacaatacttttgagctaatattctatatgAGGAACAGGATCTCAAgcagtgagctcctgcccaagtcaagcactgaattGGAGCATGGCAATGTCTAGacaattatatactgtatattaaatgtCTTATTTTTTACCCACTGGTATTATCTGCATTGATAACATTGAGAGATGATTTAACCACAGAGGAGAACAATAAGTGGAAATAACCTGTTCTACAGAAGAATCACAGGGCACCAGATATGCATGTAGCGTGAGGAATGCTGYCTTGGCCTKGTASAGCWGCAAGTCACAGTGGGCTTTCAGCGGAAAGCCAGATCTCACGAGAACTCCTTTTGGAGAGAAGGWTGGATGGASGATCTTGACGTGGAAGCGGGTGACTTCATCCACTTGTTCTAYGGACACACCACAGTCTTCTACATGTAgaactctcactttctctttaaaGGAGGGATCATCGCCTGCAGAGRYAAAAACAGGTACATTTGCATAAACATCAGGTTGACATCAACAACAAGGCTTTTTAAAAGTAGTTTGCATCAGTTATATTTTAATTATAAACATATACGCCCATACCAAAACAGGCAAAATGTGGCAGCTGCACTTCTTCCAGTTCTCCTGAAATGACTGTGACATCCAATAGGGGGCCACCTTGCTTGTACCCCAAGCTTTTCATCATTGCCCTGTGAGGCTCCCAGGAGCTGAATTGATACTGTAGACTGACATGGTCTTTACACACCCACCGGAGCCCTGATACTCTGCACTCGTAGCGCCCTGGGGGAGAAGTGCTACGGATGGCATGAAAAGAAGAAGGAATGGGTTTAGAGTAAGTAAGTCATGTATTTAATCAGCAGTTGACCAACATAATAATGGTTACTTTACTTTGTTAAACCTTTCTTTAAATCCTCACATAGACTCTATTTCTtcttattattcttttttttatttttacaattaatTAAACACAGGCTATGAAGTCAGACTGTCTTCTTTAAATACGTTTTAGCAGGTATATTCAATCTAGTCATTATTATTAGTATCTTAAAACAGAATTGTTGGATAACAAAACTTAAAGTTTTTAATCGTCTGTATTATGGCGAGGGACTAATACATTCCAGAACTGTACCTGAACATTGGGGCTTCTTTAGTGATGGCCACAGGTTCAACCTGAACCCAGTTGGTAGACTCCTGAAGAAGAGAACATTGATCTCTGATTTTCACAGATACACTAAATTTATTAGATAAATATAGCcacctggctaacgttagccacaacaattTGGAATTCCTAATATATCATATGGaatgcaaattcataacatatcatacaaattgcaattcataacatatcatgcaCATTttcattcgtaacatatcatttgaaatggatgatggacatcaacAAATGAATAGACatcatacgaaacgtaacatatcatactaaatggagggacTGAGATTTAcgtacaaaataatacaaaatgttctgagaccaggttggtaaAGGTTGTACTTTGTACTTTAAAGGCTAACTTGCCTTTGAATGTTGTCAAACCTGCTTATTCTAtacctttatttacaaattactGAAGAATGGTATCTGtgattcttagaaaaaaaggtgttatGTAGAATCATATAGGGATTTTTGttttgtccccataggggaaccctttttggtgctaggtaGAATACTTTCTAGAGGGTTCTGCCTAGAACTCTCTATATATGGTTCTTCATAGAATCATTTTATATTTGAAGGGTTCATCCTAGAACCCCCTATGAATGGTTCTACTAAGAACTCTTTGATTTTTGAGGAGTTTTCCCTAGAGCCCTCTATGAatggttccaccagccttattagcctttaaaattaaactctttatgacaatagatgacatactgtacatcataagCCATTTCTTTAAAGGCTTAGTTATACCCTAAAACGGTGGTTTTAGGAAACTCCTGCTTTACCGGCCACATCAGGTCTGCAAGTCACATTCTGCTCGCCTGCACTTAAAATCGTGATGTTAAAGTTTAAACACTGAGGTAAACACAAAAGCCCAAGCACtatgtaaaataatgaaattacaataaataaactTATTCAGATTCTGAAGGGTTCTTCCCCCCAAAATTCTTAGCATGTTAAAGGTTCTAGGGAGAACcatttgccttacaaagaaccatTGTCTCCCAAAGAGGGTTCTTCAGATGAAaacggttcttggtagaaccctatccctctgcTAAGAACccttttataatatttttttccaGTGCTTAATTTCAGCCGGATCCTGCCGGAACAGGATCCTGCAACTTTCAGTTTTGCACTGTTTCGTTCTGTAACCTATTTGCCAGGATCCGGTACCTCTGGTGGCATGAACACTTATTTTCActgtttgcaatgtaaacataataataaaatctGAGTCAATACAAGTTGCCTCCTCTGTAATACTCCTGCcccttaaaaaataaatgtaaaaacgtGCCTGATATTCTAAGAATTGATTTGTGTTGGGCCGGCCTGGGTTCATGGTTTGCGTAACATTGAAGCCTATAGACCAACGCGTGGCCATTGCTGTGGTGAGACAGAGAAGGGCGCTTGTATCTCTCTCACAGAACTAGATTGAGATTAACTTTCTATTATCTGccatcctctctctgctctgatagacatgagcctgcaactaaTCTCTCCAACGTTGCATTTCATAATTTATTTCCTTACAGAGTCATAGGGTGCTGGAGGTGTCgcagcacccctgataaattgaaatacagttgccaaagttatagaattactgctgtctattcagaaataaatgtaataattcaGAATACTACACCAGGAGTAGGCCTATAATTCAGCCACAAAGGATCAATAATAAATACATAGCCTCGCtgggattgtgtgtagcccaatcacaaggcatgTCTACAGTCGGGAAGTgcggcaaatctgtcagtgaacagcatgtaGCCAAAACAGGCATGTCGCTATATTTCTAataaacttaacaaaaatataaactatatgtaaagtgttggtcccatgtttcatgagcagaaattgAAGATCCCAGACATTTAGCAGTAAGCCCAATCAGCTTCACAACCGCAGTCCACCTGtaaggcgagcggtttgctgatgtcaactttgtgaacagagtgccgcatggtggcggtggggttatggtagggGCACACGCAATCTACAgaaaacgaacacaattgcattttgttgatggcaatttgaatgcacagagatactgtgaagagatcctgaggcccattgtcatgccagtcatccgcctccatcacctcatgtttcagcattataatgcactacccgatgttgcaaggatctgtacacaattcctggaagctgaaaatgtcccagttcttccaatggactgcatactcaccagatatgacacccattgagcatgtttgggatgctctggatcgatgtgtatgaaACCATGTACCAGTTCAATATCTAGCAAATTTGAACAGCCATTGAAAAGaagtgggacaaaattccacaggccacaatcaacaggctgatcaactctatgcgaaggagatgtgttggctgcatgagggaaatggtggtcacaccagatactgactggttttcagatccacacccctaccttttttttaaggtctCTGTGaccacagatgcatatctgtatacccagttatgtgaaatccatagattagggtgaAATtattgtatttaaattgactgatttccttacacgtacgaactgtaactcagttaaacctttgaagttgttgcatgtttcatttatattttcgttcagtataCAATCGGGGGAAAGCACcggttggaaagcaaatgattctactgaaaagagaagactaatctacCAAAgacttccaaataggcctattgagcAAACAGCATTGTTTTACAAGGTAAAACAAGAAAGAGATCTTTAACAACGGGCGCATCGGCCTTCGCAGGTGAGTGAACTGAGCATCATTGGGTGAGTGActgaaactggaaagcttttttaggactataatttcctccttatattgtacaatatgtgtgtgtccacacacctaggcctaatCTATTGCTGGATTCAGGACAGGGTCGTTTTAATTGATCTCAGATTCTGAGTTTGTCAtggtcaaagtagcctgtcatttcgatcatttgtgagttactaaaaaagattctgctcaagtctccagtcatctaaaatgatgtgaaattgcatgaaatgcgtttataaaaggccTCATTTTTCCTGAACCCGTTTTTGTTTCTCCCTTCTTCAAGAATCTCTACTCTACTGCTGTATGCCAGAATGCAAATACGATGATAATGCATGCAATGGTTTATTATGAAGGGGATTTTTTAAATGCGTTCTGGTACCTGAGAGCAACCCAAGTCACCCCCATCTCACGCtctcactttttgttccggcacctccgaatttacaaatgaagcactgtTTTCTTCTAAGAGTGCATCTGCCAGCTGTGTGAAACTGGAGCAAAATGTAGGATTTCCacaacatattttagattttcatgaaaataaaaagaTATTCATGAATACAGAGCACAGTCAACATAGGTGGTGGTCAAACATTTGACAAAAATGTTTCGACTACTACTGTACACTCCATGAATACAGTAACAAACATTAACTCACCATCACATTAGCACAGGTTGTGCAACTTCTCACAGGCCCTGGGGAAAGACACATCAATGAGAAAATCAACCACACCAAACATTAACCTCAGTGATAATACAGTGGTCTTAATTTCCTGGTACACAAAGCATTTTAAAATCACAAATACAATAACAATGATATTTAGTGCTAACAATGATCTCTATGAGATGAGTCACAAATGCTCCCAGCGTCACTGTCTCCCCTGTGTAGATTGGTGGGTTTGGACGTCCCGTGTCATTATATTGTGTATTAGCACATTAAAATATCAAGAACTTGAACATGAGTGAGAGAATATAGAGATACAAATGAGAAAATTAGGATTAGAATGGTTTTACCGTTTTTTATCGATTTGATGTCAGTTACTTCCAAAAATGTACGACATATGTATCATCATACCTGAATAGAAGACATATGTATCATCATACCTGAATAGAAGACATATGTATCATCATACCTGAATAGAAGACATATGTATCATCATACCTGAATAGAAGACATATGTATCATCATACCTGAATAGAAGACATATGTATCATCATACCTGAATAGAAGACATATCTGTGATGGGATGGGTACTGTATGCCATAGGCCACAGGACCTCTAATGGTGAAGCCAAGGTAGAAGCAGACGTCTTCGGACTTCCAAACTTTTCTTCGTTGTTCAGCACAAACTTCAATCTCCTTGCCATCAACGCGCGCAAACACCCTGCGCTGTCTAACCACTCCATTGACTGGAAGAAGAAGATCCTGGACACTTGGTTCACTCCACACCTCACCACTGCTCCACTTTTGATCTATAAAGTCTGGCCCTGCCATTGGATTCTCCCTTGCCAATAGTTTCTCTATTTTTGATCTATGAACCAATCTGCTCAAACCCTCACCCTTTCCCAGGAAAATAAGGGGGCGAAGGTACCTTGAGCGAAGATGCttcttgtatgtgtttttgtaggaCTCTTGCATCTCTTGAACACATTTGTTGAGGTCAACATTGAATCCCATTTTCTTATACTCCTCGGGCCAGAACAGCAAAAGGACTAAGAAGTAAAACTCTGGGGTTTGGTTACCGAAATTGGCCAATAGGTGTCTTTCCAGAATGCTTCTTAGGATTGGCAAAGGGGTAAGCATTGGAGATGCTGCTTCCACTTTGCTTAAGATGATGTTGGCAAGGATGAAGTTTTGGGCAGCTTTGTTCTCACCACCAccatctttctttttttcccattCTTTTTTTATTTCCTCCCACAAAATTGTTATTCGGCGCAAGTGAGTTTTATCATAGCCCTTATCAAGACAGGAAAGCAGTCCAGGGAAAGCAATGGCCATTTCCTCTTTGAGCTTCTGGAGTGGTACACCTATTGAAGACTCTGAGTGTATAGGTGTGCATGTCCCCACATATTTGCAGTAGCAGTTCTTGACATCAGTCTGAAAGTAATGTGGTTCATCTTTCTCTATGCTGGGCTTGGAGTACGTCAGGTAACCATCAAAAAACTCACATTTCCTCTCCACCTCATCCCTGAGGCTGATGATGAGTGGCTTGTACTTGAAGAGCTTTTTTTGTCTGATTGATACGAAGAAGGTGTCAGCTGATATTTCCATGGTAAGGACCTTTTGCCAGTTATTGTCAAGAGAGACAAGCGAGTCAAAAACAATGTTGGCAACCTGTAGATATCCAAATAGTCCTCTGTTGTTAAAGATCTGTGAGACTTTGGTCATACCATCGTCTTGCATGTCTGCTCCCTGCTCATTTTCAGCAGCCCTTTCCTCATCTCTGAAAGCATCAAAGGCCTTTTTTGACAGTTGCAAAATTTCTTGTGCAAAGATGGAAGGATCATGGACCCTGCTCTTCAATTGGTTCTTGTATACTTGCCCCAGTGTATCAGCAACAAATGAACTGTTAGGATCTCTGTCTTTTGCTATTTTTGCCCACTTCTCCGCTTTAAAATAGGCCCTTCTCTCAATGTAAAGAAAACGAGCAAGATTTTGAGGAAGAAATGGGTTTTGCTTGAATATCTCTGAAGCTAATTGTAAAACAGATACAACATTGCTTTTGGATTCTTCGCCTTCAATGTCTTGAATCAACCTGGAAAAcgtgtcttttctctcttctcccatttCCCTTTTCGTTAACATGTCTTGAACTAAAAATTGTTGTACCTCTTCTCTACAAAATTCAGTCAGAAAGTTTCTTGCTGTATCACTCCTGGTCACACCTGCCGTAGCCAGTACCTTAACACACTGCTGTGCAATCAGTGAGTGAGCCATGCAGACATGTTTGTCTTGTCCCTGTCGTGCAGGGAATGTCACTATCAGATGAGTGAAAGGCTCCATTCGCTGCTCAAAGGAAGGACCTCCATAAATGGGATCTGGAGGACCAAGGAATGCCTGACATTGAGACTGCAGAAGGTGGGATCCAKGGACGTAGGCATTCACCAGTGATAAGAATGCAAGAAGCTGGGAATTTTTAGGTCTTCCttttttcctgacatttaaaaaggcacacgtttCTTTAACATAATCTCCACTGAAATTWTCTCGCATTATGTTAAAGCCATGAAACTGTTTGTGTTCATTGCTGTAGCTTCGACTGATCTCAATCTGTttctcctcaaactgttgtttcTCTGCTTCAGAAAGTTCCGTCCTGAGAAAAACATTTCTTGAGTTGTTATGGTCCTCTTGTTTGATAACTGGCTTTCGCACACAGTTTAAAATGATGACCACAGGCATGTGGGTCGTGATGTTTCTCTCTGCAATCTCTTTGATGATGGCATCCTGCAGATTCTCCAGAATACGCTCATCTTCCAGCATTAAGAGCACAGTGTTCTGCTGGCCTTGACCGCCTGCAGTGAAAAGGTGAATCACCTGCTTGGCGATAGCGGTGATGTCTGAGGTAGCACCTGTTAGAACAGCACATCTCAGTGTTTTCCTCATATCCCAGAGCACCTGCTTGGCCAGAGTGGTTCCCCCACTGCCTGGCTGATGCAGCAGATTCATGGTAGAAGTCAGGTCACCCTTACACtgtttcttaatattttgtatcaGCTCAGTGTACCCGTCTCTTTTGATAAAGGGGGTTGTTTTATCAGCTGAAGTTGCCCTTTCAGTCCAGTAGAAGTTAAGCCATTGAGGTGGGGCTCCTCTGTAAAAATCTACCTCGGTCTTCTTAGCTACTGCGGAGTCTATGTCCTCTTCTTCAAATGCATTTGAGTACAAAACATCCAGAAGTGAAATGGAATCCCTGATTTGACTTCCAACAAAACTTTCACGACCACGGGCATTGGACAGGGATGACCCCTTGTTGTGTGCCATCTTTGTTGTCTCCGGTCCCAAGCTTAACCAGTGTTCTGAATATTAGTTGTACTTCATGTGGTGGTATGGACTCTGAAAAAGGAGACAATAATGTTTAAGTAAGAATGTCGAAGGGC
Encoded proteins:
- the LOC111960035 gene encoding sterile alpha motif domain-containing protein 9-like isoform X2 encodes the protein MAHNKGSSLSNARGRESFVGSQIRDSISLLDVLYSNAFEEEDIDSAVAKKTEVDFYRGAPPQWLNFYWTERATSADKTTPFIKRDGYTELIQNIKKQCKGDLTSTMNLLHQPGSGGTTLAKQVLWDMRKTLRCAVLTGATSDITAIAKQVIHLFTAGGQGQQNTVLLMLEDERILENLQDAIIKEIAERNITTHMPVVIILNCVRKPVIKQEDHNNSRNVFLRTELSEAEKQQFEEKQIEISRSYSNEHKQFHGFNIMRXNFSGDYVKETCAFLNVRKKGRPKNSQLLAFLSLVNAYVXGSHLLQSQCQAFLGPPDPIYGGPSFEQRMEPFTHLIVTFPARQGQDKHVCMAHSLIAQQCVKVLATAGVTRSDTARNFLTEFCREEVQQFLVQDMLTKREMGEERKDTFSRLIQDIEGEESKSNVVSVLQLASEIFKQNPFLPQNLARFLYIERRAYFKAEKWAKIAKDRDPNSSFVADTLGQVYKNQLKSRVHDPSIFAQEILQLSKKAFDAFRDEERAAENEQGADMQDDGMTKVSQIFNNRGLFGYLQVANIVFDSLVSLDNNWQKVLTMEISADTFFVSIRQKKLFKYKPLIISLRDEVERKCEFFDGYLTYSKPSIEKDEPHYFQTDVKNCYCKYVGTCTPIHSESSIGVPLQKLKEEMAIAFPGLLSCLDKGYDKTHLRRITILWEEIKKEWEKKKDGGGENKAAQNFILANIILSKVEAASPMLTPLPILRSILERHLLANFGNQTPEFYFLVLLLFWPEEYKKMGFNVDLNKCVQEMQESYKNTYKKHLRSRYLRPLIFLGKGEGLSRLVHRSKIEKLLARENPMAGPDFIDQKWSSGEVWSEPSVQDLLLPVNGVVRQRRVFARVDGKEIEVCAEQRRKVWKSEDVCFYLGFTIRGPVAYGIQYPSHHRYVFYSGPVRSCTTCANVMESTNWVQVEPVAITKEAPMFSTSPPGRYECRVSGLRWVCKDHVSLQYQFSSWEPHRAMMKSLGYKQGGPLLDVTVISGELEEVQLPHFACFGDDPSFKEKVRVLHVEDCGVSXEQVDEVTRFHVKIXHPXFSPKGVLVRSGFPLKAHCDLXLYXAKXAFLTLHAYLVPCDSSVEQAMKKKEQSYGYRSIRKPQPVKSLRMKDWFSLTTSSPSAEVKPPKMKLRYDNTTPNFFEVFMEDADVDFGMKLISDVEGEIVWDHTIRKDLHFVDLHRTDLIQRVCLVKPILDXILXNRVIXDEGYSTVMAKRTTQDQMRELYMGPLRASGIRAKHIFYEILKELEPLLIKELEGE
- the LOC111960035 gene encoding sterile alpha motif domain-containing protein 9-like isoform X1 — protein: MAHNKGSSLSNARGRESFVGSQIRDSISLLDVLYSNAFEEEDIDSAVAKKTEVDFYRGAPPQWLNFYWTERATSADKTTPFIKRDGYTELIQNIKKQCKGDLTSTMNLLHQPGSGGTTLAKQVLWDMRKTLRCAVLTGATSDITAIAKQVIHLFTAGGQGQQNTVLLMLEDERILENLQDAIIKEIAERNITTHMPVVIILNCVRKPVIKQEDHNNSRNVFLRTELSEAEKQQFEEKQIEISRSYSNEHKQFHGFNIMRXNFSGDYVKETCAFLNVRKKGRPKNSQLLAFLSLVNAYVXGSHLLQSQCQAFLGPPDPIYGGPSFEQRMEPFTHLIVTFPARQGQDKHVCMAHSLIAQQCVKVLATAGVTRSDTARNFLTEFCREEVQQFLVQDMLTKREMGEERKDTFSRLIQDIEGEESKSNVVSVLQLASEIFKQNPFLPQNLARFLYIERRAYFKAEKWAKIAKDRDPNSSFVADTLGQVYKNQLKSRVHDPSIFAQEILQLSKKAFDAFRDEERAAENEQGADMQDDGMTKVSQIFNNRGLFGYLQVANIVFDSLVSLDNNWQKVLTMEISADTFFVSIRQKKLFKYKPLIISLRDEVERKCEFFDGYLTYSKPSIEKDEPHYFQTDVKNCYCKYVGTCTPIHSESSIGVPLQKLKEEMAIAFPGLLSCLDKGYDKTHLRRITILWEEIKKEWEKKKDGGGENKAAQNFILANIILSKVEAASPMLTPLPILRSILERHLLANFGNQTPEFYFLVLLLFWPEEYKKMGFNVDLNKCVQEMQESYKNTYKKHLRSRYLRPLIFLGKGEGLSRLVHRSKIEKLLARENPMAGPDFIDQKWSSGEVWSEPSVQDLLLPVNGVVRQRRVFARVDGKEIEVCAEQRRKVWKSEDVCFYLGFTIRGPVAYGIQYPSHHRYVFYSGPVRSCTTCANVMESTNWVQVEPVAITKEAPMFSTSPPGRYECRVSGLRWVCKDHVSLQYQFSSWEPHRAMMKSLGYKQGGPLLDVTVISGELEEVQLPHFACFGDDPSFKEKVRVLHVEDCGVSXEQVDEVTRFHVKIXHPXFSPKGVLVRSGFPLKAHCDLXLYXAKXAFLTLHAYLVPCDSSVEQAMKKKEQSYGYRSIRKPQPVKSLRMKDWFSLTTSSPSAEVKPPKMKLRYDNTTPNFFEVFMEDADVDFGMKLISDVEGEIVWDHTIRKADYRHKTTQNSQNLHFVDLHRTDLIQRVCLVKPILDXILXNRVIXDEGYSTVMAKRTTQDQMRELYMGPLRASGIRAKHIFYEILKELEPLLIKELEGE